The following are from one region of the Longimicrobium sp. genome:
- a CDS encoding VWA domain-containing protein, with translation MWKRSPLLLIVLLAACSESGSDQGSSIQREELIDFVELESAQTPSDSGGPAGMMYETAQAIPPELEDGGSGLARTRGERYASLSENRFMDARRAPLSTFAIDVDAASYSNVRRFLTSGALPPADAVRIEELVNYFDYDYPDPTGEDPFSITTEVSAAPWNPRHRLVHVGLQGRRMSTERLPPSNLVFLVDVSGSMQSPDKLPLVQESLRMLTDQLRRQDRVAIVLYAGDAGVALPSTSGADKAAIRRAIDAMYAGGSTNGAGGITTAYETVRRNYIPGGNNRVILATDGDFNVGVSTDAELVKLIERERNDGISLTVLGFGTGNYQDAKMEALADHGNGNYAYVDDVGEARKALVEEMAGTLHTLAKDVKVQVEFDPARVQSYRLIGYENRALAARDFHDDRKDAGELGAGHSVTALYEVVPRPDADGGQLLTVRLRYKAPNGVHSRALARAVPNRVTPPARASDDFRFAAAVAEWGMLLRGSAYRGSASYDAVLARARSARGPDLQGHRAEFVQLVEASRRLGVRGE, from the coding sequence ATGTGGAAGCGCTCTCCCCTCCTCCTGATCGTCCTGCTGGCCGCCTGCAGCGAATCCGGCTCCGACCAGGGCTCCTCGATCCAGCGGGAGGAGCTGATCGACTTCGTGGAACTGGAGAGCGCGCAGACGCCGAGCGACAGCGGCGGGCCGGCGGGCATGATGTACGAGACCGCGCAGGCGATCCCCCCCGAGCTCGAAGACGGCGGGTCCGGCCTCGCGAGGACGAGGGGCGAACGATACGCGTCGCTCAGCGAGAACCGCTTCATGGATGCGCGCCGGGCGCCGCTCTCCACATTCGCCATCGACGTGGACGCGGCATCGTACAGCAACGTGCGGCGCTTCCTCACCAGCGGCGCCCTTCCGCCGGCCGACGCGGTGCGGATCGAGGAGCTGGTCAACTACTTCGATTACGACTATCCCGATCCCACCGGCGAGGACCCGTTCTCCATCACCACCGAAGTATCCGCGGCGCCGTGGAACCCGCGCCACCGCCTGGTGCACGTGGGGCTGCAGGGGCGGCGGATGAGCACGGAGCGCCTCCCGCCCAGCAACCTCGTCTTCCTGGTGGACGTCTCCGGCTCCATGCAGTCGCCGGACAAGCTGCCGCTGGTGCAGGAGAGCCTGCGCATGCTCACGGACCAGCTTCGCCGCCAAGATCGCGTCGCCATCGTGCTGTACGCGGGCGATGCGGGGGTGGCGCTTCCCAGCACATCGGGCGCGGACAAGGCGGCCATCCGCCGCGCCATCGACGCGATGTACGCGGGCGGCTCCACCAACGGCGCGGGCGGCATCACCACGGCGTACGAGACGGTGCGGCGCAACTACATCCCCGGCGGCAACAACCGCGTGATCCTGGCCACCGACGGCGACTTCAACGTGGGCGTCAGCACCGACGCGGAGCTGGTGAAGCTGATCGAGCGCGAGCGCAACGACGGGATCTCGCTCACGGTGCTGGGCTTCGGCACGGGGAACTACCAGGACGCCAAGATGGAGGCGCTGGCGGACCACGGAAACGGCAACTACGCCTACGTGGACGACGTCGGCGAGGCGCGCAAGGCGCTGGTGGAGGAGATGGCGGGGACGCTGCACACGCTCGCCAAGGACGTAAAGGTCCAGGTGGAGTTCGACCCGGCGCGCGTGCAGAGCTACCGCCTGATCGGCTACGAGAACCGGGCCCTGGCCGCGCGCGACTTCCACGACGACCGCAAGGATGCCGGCGAGCTGGGCGCGGGCCACTCGGTGACTGCGCTCTACGAAGTCGTCCCCCGCCCCGACGCGGACGGCGGGCAGCTGCTGACGGTGCGGCTGCGCTACAAGGCGCCCAACGGCGTGCACAGCCGCGCCCTCGCGCGCGCCGTCCCCAACCGGGTCACGCCCCCCGCGCGCGCATCGGACGACTTCCGCTTCGCCGCGGCGGTGGCGGAGTGGGGGATGCTCCTGCGCGGCTCCGCCTACCGCGGCTCCGCATCGTACGACGCCGTGCTCGCCCGCGCCCGCTCCGCCCGCGGCCCGGACCTGCAGGGCCACCGCGCCGAGTTCGTGCAGCTCGTGGAAGCGTCGCGCCGGCTGGGTGTGCGCGGCGAGTGA
- a CDS encoding pyridoxamine 5'-phosphate oxidase family protein — MSDWKDGKHGATENVPTEKKLADLYRLIEGIEIAMFTTRRADGHLVSRPMAAQGQAEGADLWFATDLESHKLDELETDPHVNVSFYRDRTREWVSVSARARLVRDRAKIHELYKPDWRAWFGDEGGERDGGPDDPRIVLIAVDADSVVYMVNNTPRPVVLFEVVKGIVTGSEPNIGETRTLSGQEMHGSA; from the coding sequence ATGTCGGATTGGAAGGATGGAAAGCACGGGGCGACCGAGAACGTCCCCACCGAGAAGAAGCTGGCGGACCTGTACCGCCTGATCGAGGGGATCGAGATCGCCATGTTCACCACGCGCCGCGCGGACGGACACCTGGTGTCGCGCCCGATGGCGGCGCAGGGCCAGGCCGAGGGCGCGGACCTGTGGTTCGCGACCGACCTGGAGTCGCACAAGCTGGACGAGCTGGAGACGGACCCGCACGTCAACGTCTCCTTCTACCGCGACCGCACGCGCGAGTGGGTGTCGGTGAGCGCGCGCGCCCGCCTGGTGCGGGACCGCGCCAAGATCCACGAGCTCTACAAGCCCGATTGGCGCGCCTGGTTCGGCGACGAGGGCGGCGAGCGCGACGGTGGCCCGGACGATCCGCGCATAGTCCTCATCGCCGTGGACGCGGACTCGGTGGTCTACATGGTGAACAACACCCCGCGCCCGGTCGTGCTCTTTGAGGTCGTGAAGGGCATCGTCACCGGCAGCGAGCCCAACATCGGCGAGACGCGGACGCTGTCGGGGCAGGAGATGCACGGAAGTGCGTAA
- a CDS encoding DMT family transporter has translation MNPRTLHRLQILGAALLFSTGGAAIKATTLTSWQVAGFRSGIAALAILLLVPSARRGWSWHVVPVGLAYALTLVTFVTANKLTTSANAIFLQSTAPLYVLLLSPLLLREKIRRSDVAFMAPIALGLALFFLGAEEPVRTAPDPARGNLMGAASGLLYGFTVMGLRWTGSRGEGSAVPTIAAGNVFAFLLCLPAALPVTGGGTGDWLAVGYLGVFQIAAAYVLLSAGIRHVGALEASTLLLLEPALNPVLSWIFHGEEPSGWAIAGGVLIIGATVLKTWWDGRAVTEPEAAPG, from the coding sequence GTGAACCCGCGCACCCTGCACCGCCTCCAGATCCTGGGCGCCGCCCTCCTCTTCTCCACCGGGGGGGCGGCCATCAAGGCGACCACGCTCACGAGCTGGCAGGTGGCCGGGTTCCGGTCGGGGATCGCGGCGCTCGCCATCCTCCTGCTGGTGCCGTCCGCGAGGCGGGGGTGGTCGTGGCACGTGGTGCCGGTGGGGCTGGCGTACGCGCTGACGCTGGTCACCTTCGTGACGGCGAACAAGCTGACCACGTCGGCCAACGCCATCTTCCTGCAGTCCACGGCGCCGCTGTACGTGCTGCTGCTGAGTCCGCTCCTGCTGCGCGAAAAGATACGCCGGAGCGACGTGGCGTTCATGGCGCCCATCGCGCTGGGGCTGGCGCTCTTCTTCCTGGGTGCCGAGGAGCCGGTGCGCACCGCGCCGGACCCCGCGCGCGGCAACCTGATGGGCGCGGCGAGCGGCCTCCTGTACGGCTTCACGGTGATGGGGCTGCGCTGGACGGGGAGCCGCGGTGAGGGCTCGGCCGTCCCTACCATCGCCGCGGGGAACGTGTTCGCTTTCCTCCTCTGCCTCCCCGCCGCGCTTCCGGTGACGGGCGGGGGGACGGGGGACTGGCTGGCGGTGGGGTACCTGGGCGTCTTCCAGATCGCGGCCGCGTACGTCCTGCTCAGCGCCGGCATCCGCCACGTCGGCGCGCTGGAGGCGAGCACGCTCCTCCTGCTGGAGCCCGCGCTGAACCCCGTGCTCTCCTGGATCTTTCACGGCGAGGAGCCGAGCGGCTGGGCGATCGCCGGCGGCGTGCTGATCATCGGCGCTACGGTTCTGAAGACGTGGTGGGACGGGCGCGCCGTCACGGAGCCGGAGGCGGCGCCGGGGTGA
- the zapE gene encoding cell division protein ZapE — protein sequence MLSLDTLLSGLPRRPQAGELLAGFVPPPRFANKGFDDYRPDARHPSQGAAVQRLREVAAELREGTRVGWRGLFRPARTGSGVYLDGGFGVGKTHLLAALWNAAPAPRAYLSFDELVYTMGLLGVDGTRELFSGQRLVCVDEWELDDPGNLRMALAFLRGALADGARVAATSNTVPDELGRGRFPQKSFAAEIEELAAAFETLRVEGEDFRHRLFRADPGRALFLDEAAIEEAARNAPPRTLRAPFAELLVALGEVHPIRYATLADSLEGLLVDDMMPIGSMAEGLRWVHFIDKVYDDALPLAATSGVSLGEIFPGDFVAGPFGKKFSRCLSRMEEMLGERTG from the coding sequence GTGCTTTCGCTGGACACGCTACTGAGTGGACTTCCGCGGCGCCCCCAGGCGGGGGAGCTGCTGGCGGGCTTCGTACCGCCGCCGCGGTTCGCGAACAAAGGGTTCGACGACTACCGGCCCGATGCCCGGCATCCCTCGCAGGGGGCGGCGGTGCAGCGGCTGCGCGAGGTGGCGGCCGAGCTGCGGGAGGGGACGCGCGTGGGGTGGCGCGGGCTCTTTCGTCCGGCCCGCACGGGGAGCGGGGTGTACCTGGACGGCGGCTTCGGCGTGGGGAAGACGCACCTGCTGGCCGCGCTCTGGAACGCCGCGCCCGCCCCGCGCGCCTATCTCAGCTTCGACGAGCTCGTCTACACCATGGGGCTGCTGGGCGTGGACGGGACGCGCGAGCTGTTCAGCGGGCAGCGTCTGGTGTGCGTGGACGAATGGGAGCTGGACGACCCCGGCAACCTGCGCATGGCGCTCGCCTTCCTGCGTGGCGCGCTGGCGGACGGCGCGCGCGTGGCCGCCACCTCCAACACCGTACCCGACGAGCTGGGGCGCGGGCGCTTTCCGCAAAAGAGCTTCGCCGCCGAGATCGAGGAGCTGGCCGCAGCCTTCGAGACGCTCCGCGTGGAGGGCGAGGACTTCCGCCACCGCCTCTTCCGCGCCGATCCCGGCCGAGCGCTCTTTCTGGACGAGGCCGCCATAGAGGAGGCCGCGCGCAACGCCCCTCCCCGCACCCTGCGCGCGCCCTTTGCCGAGCTCCTCGTGGCGCTGGGGGAGGTGCACCCGATCCGCTACGCCACACTGGCGGACTCGCTGGAGGGGTTGCTCGTCGATGACATGATGCCCATCGGGAGCATGGCGGAGGGGCTGCGCTGGGTGCACTTCATCGACAAGGTGTACGACGATGCGCTGCCGCTCGCGGCCACCTCGGGAGTGTCGCTCGGTGAGATATTTCCGGGCGACTTCGTGGCGGGGCCGTTCGGAAAGAAGTTCTCGCGCTGCCTCTCGCGGATGGAGGAGATGCTTGGGGAGAGGACGGGTTGA
- a CDS encoding ferritin-like domain-containing protein translates to MAVTEMRELLLHELGDILYAERKFLTGTKGMAREVNSPEMKARLEEHVRETEGQIERIQEVFKVLGEKAKAEKCEAAIGLREEHDSFKSEEKPSKPILEAFDIGSGLRIEHYEIAAYRTAIAIATAMGENACLPLLQESLLEEEAMAKFLEKNAVRAVRKLIAETQAE, encoded by the coding sequence ATGGCCGTTACGGAGATGCGGGAGCTCCTCCTGCACGAGCTGGGCGACATCCTCTACGCCGAACGGAAGTTCCTGACGGGGACCAAGGGGATGGCGCGCGAGGTCAACAGCCCGGAGATGAAGGCCCGCCTGGAGGAGCACGTGCGGGAGACGGAAGGGCAGATCGAGCGCATCCAGGAAGTCTTCAAGGTGCTCGGCGAGAAGGCCAAGGCGGAGAAGTGCGAGGCGGCGATCGGGCTCCGCGAGGAGCACGACTCCTTCAAGTCCGAGGAGAAGCCGTCCAAGCCGATCCTCGAGGCGTTCGACATCGGGTCCGGCCTGCGCATCGAGCACTACGAGATCGCGGCCTACCGCACCGCCATCGCCATCGCCACCGCGATGGGCGAGAACGCGTGCCTCCCCCTCCTGCAGGAGAGCCTGCTGGAAGAGGAAGCGATGGCCAAGTTCCTGGAAAAGAACGCCGTCCGCGCGGTCAGGAAGCTCATCGCGGAGACGCAGGCCGAGTAG
- a CDS encoding GlsB/YeaQ/YmgE family stress response membrane protein, whose translation MGFIWMIILGLIAGAIAKLIMPGRDPGGIIVTILLGIAGSVVGGFLWNMLTGGRSDGNAGLIGSIIGALILLALYRMIAGRRSHV comes from the coding sequence ATGGGTTTCATCTGGATGATCATCCTCGGCCTTATCGCGGGCGCCATTGCCAAGCTCATCATGCCGGGGCGTGATCCGGGTGGCATCATCGTGACGATCCTGCTGGGCATCGCGGGCTCGGTCGTCGGCGGGTTCCTGTGGAACATGCTGACGGGCGGCCGCAGCGACGGGAACGCCGGGCTGATCGGCTCCATCATCGGCGCGCTGATCCTGCTGGCGCTGTACCGCATGATCGCCGGCCGCCGCTCGCACGTCTAA
- a CDS encoding bifunctional oligoribonuclease/PAP phosphatase NrnA, with amino-acid sequence MSEPVQTLETPPTPLEESAARAAELASLLSSRAGEKHVVAIQDFPDPDAISTGLAYLEIARRFDIEVDVMYDGKISHPENLALVNLLELRLVLYEEGMELDGYSAAVFVDNQGTTTHLTERLAAAGVPTLAVIDHHDAQGVLDPIFSDVRPVGAAATLISEYLESGELLTLEAGNESHVRLATALMHGLHSETDGFVHARPPEYRAAAYLSRFMDSVLLERVLCVQKSHATLRIIEEALRKRVVRSGFSVAGVGCVRLADRDAIPQAADFLLTEENVHTVIVYGLLDDGEDGREVISGSLRTNKATLHVDRFLKDCLGNDPRGRPYGGGRSRAGGFEIDVGFLTGDDDDDEQQRLKWALFDRRIRRKVFEAAGVEDLDEVFEEESPKS; translated from the coding sequence ATGTCCGAACCCGTGCAGACGTTGGAGACGCCCCCCACGCCGCTCGAAGAGAGCGCGGCGCGCGCGGCCGAGCTGGCGAGCCTCCTCTCCAGCCGGGCCGGCGAGAAGCACGTGGTGGCCATCCAGGACTTCCCTGACCCGGACGCCATCTCCACGGGGCTCGCGTACCTGGAGATCGCGCGGCGGTTCGACATCGAAGTGGACGTGATGTACGACGGCAAGATCAGCCACCCGGAGAACCTCGCGCTGGTCAACCTCCTGGAGCTGCGCCTGGTGCTCTACGAGGAGGGGATGGAGCTGGACGGGTACAGCGCCGCCGTCTTCGTGGACAACCAGGGCACCACCACGCACCTCACCGAGCGCCTCGCCGCCGCGGGCGTGCCGACGCTGGCGGTGATCGACCACCACGATGCGCAGGGCGTGCTCGACCCCATCTTCTCCGACGTGCGGCCCGTGGGCGCGGCGGCCACGCTGATCTCGGAGTACCTGGAGAGCGGCGAGCTGCTGACGCTGGAAGCGGGCAACGAGTCGCACGTGCGCCTGGCCACGGCGCTGATGCACGGCCTGCACAGCGAGACGGACGGCTTCGTCCACGCGCGCCCGCCGGAGTACCGCGCCGCGGCGTACCTGAGCCGCTTCATGGACTCGGTGCTCCTGGAGCGCGTGCTTTGCGTGCAGAAGTCGCACGCCACGCTGCGCATCATCGAGGAAGCGCTGCGCAAGCGCGTGGTGCGCAGCGGCTTCTCCGTGGCGGGCGTGGGCTGCGTGCGCCTCGCCGACCGCGACGCCATCCCCCAGGCCGCCGACTTCCTCCTCACCGAGGAGAACGTCCACACCGTCATCGTCTACGGCCTGCTTGACGACGGCGAGGACGGGCGCGAGGTGATCTCCGGCAGCCTGCGCACCAACAAGGCGACGCTGCACGTGGACCGCTTCCTGAAGGACTGCCTGGGCAACGACCCGCGCGGCCGTCCCTACGGCGGCGGCCGCTCCCGCGCCGGCGGCTTCGAGATCGATGTCGGCTTCCTCACCGGCGACGACGACGACGACGAACAGCAGCGCCTGAAGTGGGCTCTCTTCGACCGCCGCATCCGTCGAAAGGTGTTCGAGGCGGCGGGGGTGGAGGACCTGGATGAGGTGTTCGAGGAAGAAAGTCCTAAGTCCTGA
- a CDS encoding AAA family ATPase, with product MEAVILVGIQAAGKSTFYRERFFDTHVRISLDMVRTRRRERLLMEACVEAGQRFVIDNTNPTVAERARYLAPARAAGFRTIGYFFEPDPKGSVARNAARPRQVPPSGLFGTLKRLERPTLAEGLDELHVVRIVAGGFTIQAVE from the coding sequence ATGGAAGCCGTGATCCTTGTGGGAATCCAGGCCGCGGGGAAGTCGACCTTTTACCGCGAGCGCTTCTTCGACACGCACGTGCGCATCAGCCTGGACATGGTGCGCACGCGGCGGCGCGAGCGGCTGCTGATGGAGGCGTGCGTCGAGGCGGGGCAGCGCTTCGTCATCGACAACACCAACCCGACCGTGGCCGAGCGGGCGCGCTACCTGGCACCGGCGCGCGCGGCCGGCTTCCGCACCATCGGCTACTTCTTCGAGCCGGACCCGAAAGGCTCCGTGGCCCGCAACGCCGCCCGCCCGCGCCAGGTGCCGCCGAGCGGGCTCTTTGGCACCCTCAAGCGCCTGGAGCGCCCCACCCTCGCCGAAGGCTTAGACGAGCTCCACGTCGTCCGCATCGTCGCGGGCGGCTTCACAATCCAGGCGGTGGAGTAG
- a CDS encoding energy transducer TonB → MILSLRGTALGALVCAVAFAAPVDAQRARDPQLLTDKPAPREGCTTVRQPGTLPSVAVLADSAALAQSMAKFAQEHPIRDGKMTALYSVAFAADGSVERVMPIDYWLPQGEEPQVTALLRNSIRAQRAGSPWSVRLRIDPAAETVFRVGRSEVCQPRSTTRFELSTAALDQQQAPPPMRVRVIVGTQGEIRSLEIVRSSGERELDRWVHDSLLSRRFQPGLIDGVPVTMERDEDVRLRYRP, encoded by the coding sequence ATGATCCTTTCCCTCCGAGGGACGGCGCTCGGCGCGCTCGTCTGCGCCGTGGCGTTCGCGGCGCCGGTGGATGCCCAGCGCGCCCGCGACCCGCAGCTCCTGACCGACAAGCCCGCGCCCCGCGAGGGGTGCACCACCGTGAGGCAGCCGGGCACCCTTCCCTCCGTCGCCGTGCTGGCGGACTCCGCGGCGCTGGCCCAGAGCATGGCCAAATTCGCCCAGGAGCACCCGATCCGCGACGGCAAGATGACCGCGCTCTACTCGGTCGCCTTCGCGGCGGACGGGAGCGTGGAGCGCGTGATGCCGATCGACTACTGGCTTCCGCAGGGCGAGGAGCCGCAGGTCACCGCGCTGCTGCGGAACTCGATCCGCGCGCAGCGCGCGGGGAGCCCGTGGAGCGTCCGGCTGCGCATCGATCCGGCCGCCGAGACCGTCTTCCGCGTGGGCCGCTCCGAAGTCTGCCAGCCCCGCTCCACCACGCGCTTCGAGCTGAGCACCGCCGCGCTCGACCAGCAGCAGGCTCCCCCGCCGATGCGTGTGCGGGTGATCGTGGGCACGCAGGGTGAGATCCGCAGCCTCGAGATCGTCCGCTCCTCCGGCGAGAGGGAGCTGGACCGCTGGGTACACGACTCGCTCCTCAGCCGCAGGTTCCAGCCCGGGCTCATCGACGGGGTGCCCGTGACCATGGAGCGCGACGAGGACGTACGCCTGCGCTACCGCCCCTGA
- a CDS encoding SET domain-containing protein-lysine N-methyltransferase: MAANKFSVTKGLAMRRSKIHGRGVYARVPISAGTRIVEYTGERITMDEAEARYPEDPDTVYHTFLFALEDGAVIDAAFQSNIARWINHSCDPNCEAVEEDGRIFIESLRDIAPGEELAYDYHFILEVRHSPAMKRRYPCICGAPNCRGTMLAKKR, translated from the coding sequence ATGGCCGCAAACAAGTTCTCGGTCACGAAGGGGCTGGCGATGCGCCGGTCCAAGATCCACGGGCGCGGCGTGTACGCGCGGGTGCCAATATCAGCCGGCACGCGCATCGTGGAGTACACGGGCGAGCGCATCACCATGGACGAGGCGGAGGCGCGCTACCCCGAGGACCCGGACACGGTCTACCACACCTTTCTCTTCGCACTGGAGGACGGCGCGGTGATCGACGCGGCGTTCCAGAGCAACATCGCGCGCTGGATCAACCACTCCTGCGATCCCAACTGCGAGGCGGTGGAAGAGGACGGCCGCATCTTCATCGAATCCCTCCGCGACATCGCGCCGGGCGAGGAGCTGGCGTACGACTACCACTTCATCCTGGAGGTGCGCCACTCCCCCGCCATGAAGCGCCGCTACCCCTGCATCTGCGGCGCCCCCAACTGCCGCGGGACGATGCTCGCCAAGAAGCGGTAG
- a CDS encoding outer membrane beta-barrel protein, with protein sequence MRLFRSLLLTGILCAFAAPAPAQQRGFTLAEVEELLRSDVSSTRILLLVQQRCIHFDPDARALAALSAAGATSELLEGLRQPSQCRTHRGPLPKSSAPAAPVTPETPPTRRSARPLAFLGFGYANGSFTPDEGEGDGVGHGAAVEFGVGGSHFAVFARGAFAGIDSGEGEAYDLGNTDLGARVVLLPARAVLRPYVDAAVSVISMQYTDGDGSERQSATGFGVSGAGGVRLSVTPKVALDASYRRVFGSLSQVGSDAPAGLEEGEAGTGGWLVVGLSWTPGANRAPAP encoded by the coding sequence ATGCGCTTGTTTCGATCGCTCCTCCTCACGGGCATCCTCTGCGCGTTCGCCGCGCCGGCCCCCGCACAGCAGCGCGGCTTCACGCTGGCCGAGGTGGAGGAGCTCCTGCGCAGCGACGTCAGCAGCACGCGCATCCTCCTGCTGGTGCAGCAGCGGTGCATCCACTTCGACCCGGACGCGAGGGCGCTGGCGGCGCTGTCGGCCGCGGGGGCCACCTCGGAGCTCCTGGAGGGCCTGCGCCAGCCCTCGCAGTGCAGGACGCACCGGGGCCCCTTGCCGAAGTCGTCCGCCCCGGCCGCACCCGTCACGCCCGAAACCCCGCCCACGCGCCGCTCCGCACGGCCGCTGGCGTTCCTCGGTTTCGGGTACGCGAACGGCTCCTTCACCCCGGACGAGGGCGAGGGCGACGGGGTGGGGCATGGCGCCGCGGTGGAGTTCGGGGTGGGAGGCTCGCACTTCGCCGTCTTTGCGCGCGGCGCCTTCGCGGGGATCGATTCCGGCGAGGGTGAGGCGTACGACCTGGGGAACACGGACCTCGGCGCCCGCGTGGTCCTCCTCCCGGCGCGCGCGGTCCTGCGCCCGTACGTGGACGCGGCGGTCTCGGTGATCAGCATGCAGTACACGGACGGCGACGGGTCGGAAAGGCAGAGCGCGACCGGCTTCGGCGTGTCCGGCGCCGGCGGTGTGCGGCTCTCCGTCACGCCGAAAGTGGCGCTCGATGCCAGCTACCGCAGGGTGTTCGGATCGCTCAGCCAGGTAGGCTCGGACGCGCCCGCCGGGCTGGAGGAAGGCGAGGCCGGAACCGGGGGATGGCTGGTGGTGGGGCTGAGCTGGACGCCGGGCGCGAACCGAGCCCCGGCTCCGTGA